One Mycobacterium paraseoulense genomic window, CCGGGCTGGAAACCGGACGGGTCGGCGGTGACGCGTCGAACATCGCGACGTCGATGATGAAGATCCTGCGGCCCGGCAGGGCGGCGGAGTCGGCGCCGGGTGCGATCAAGATCGGCCGGGCCAACGACAACGACATCGTCATTCCCGAAGTGCTGGCCTCGCGCCATCACGCCACCTTAGTCCCGACGCCGCACGGCACCGAGATCCACGACAACCGCAGCATCAACGGAACCTTCGTCAACGGCGCGCGGGTCGACTCGGCCGTGCTGCATGACGGCGACGTCGTCACGATCGGCAACATCGACCTCGTCTTCGCCGGCGGCACGCTGGCCCGCCGCGACGAGAGCGCGACCGCGACCCCCACGGGTGGGCTGGACGTGCGCAGCGTGTCGTGGACGATCGAGAACAACAAGACGCTGCTGGACGACATCTCGCTGGGCGCGCAGCCCGGAACACTGACGGCCGTCATCGGGCCGTCCGGGGCGGGCAAGTCGACGTTCGCCCGGCTGGTCGCGGGGTATACGCACCCGACCAGGGGCACGGTCGCGTTCGAGGGCCACAACGTGCACGCCGAGTACGCCTCGCTGCGCAGCAGGATCGGCATGGTGCCCCAGGACGACGTGGTGCACGGGCAGCTGACGGTGCAGCAGGCGTTGATGTACGCCGCCGAGCTGCGGCTGCCGCCCGACACCACCAAGGACGACCGGGCCCAGGTGGTCGCCCGGGTCCTCGAAGAACTCGAGATGACCCAGCACCTGCACACCCGGGTCGACAAGCTGTCCGGCGGTCAGCGCAAGCGCGCGTCGGTCGCACTCGAGCTGCTGACCGGGCCGTCGCTGCTGATCCTCGACGAGCCGACCTCCGGCCTGGACCCCGCGCTGGACCGCCAGGTGATGACCATGCTGCGTCAGCTGGCCGACGCCGGCCGCGTGGTGCTCGTCGTCACCCACTCGCTGACCTACCTCGACGTCTGCGATCAGGTCCTGCTGCTGGCACCCGGTGGCAAGACCGCCTTCTGCGGGCCGCCCAGCCAGATCGGCTCCGCCATGGGCACGACGAACTGGGCCGACATCTTCAGCACGGTCGCGGGCGACCCGGACGGCGCCAAGGCGCGGTACCTGGCGCGCACGGGCCCGCAGCCGCCGCCGCCGCCGGCCCAGCAGCCCGCGGACCTGGGCGACCCGTCGCACACCAGCCTGTTCCGGCAGTTCTCGACGATCGCGCGGCGGCAGGTCCGGCTGATCTTCTCCGACCGCGGCTACTTCGTCTTCCTCGCGGTGCTGCCGTTCATCATGGGCTCGCTGTCCATGTCGGTGCCCGGCAACGTCGGGTTCGGCATCCCCAACCCATACGGCGCCGCGCCCAACGAGCCCGGGCAGATCCTGGTCCTGCTCAATGTCGGCGCGGTGTTCATGGGGACGGCGCTGACCATCCGCGACCTGATCGGCGAGCGCCCGATCTTCCTGCGCGAACAGGCGGTCGGCCTGTCCACCAGCGCCTACCTGCTGGCGAAGGTCTGCGTCTACACGGTGTTCGCGGTCATCCAGTCGGCAATCGTGACGATCATCGTGCTGATCGGCAAGGGCGGTCCGACCCAGGGTGCCGTGGCGCTGGGCCGGCCGGGTCTCGAACTGTTCGCCGACGTCGCCTTGACGTGCGTAGCCTCGGCGATGCTCGGGCTGGCGTTGTCGGCCATCGCCAAGTCGAACGAACAGATCATGCCGCTGTTGGTGGTGGCGGTCATGTCGCAGCTGGTGTTCTCCGGCGGCATGATCCCGGTGACCGGGCGGCTCGGGCTGGACCAGATGTCCTGGGCGACTCCCGCGCGCTGGGGATTCGCGGCCTCAGCCTCCACCGCCGACCTGACCAAATTGGTGCCCGGTCCGCTCAGCCCGAAGGACTCGCACTGGCGTCACACGCCCGGCGCATGGTGGTTCGACATGGCCATGCTGGTGGTGATCAGCGTGTTCTACCTGAGCTTCGTCCGCTGGAAGATCCGGCTACGGGGCGGCTGAGCCTGCGCCCGGTCAGGCTCCCTTTCGGATCACCTGCTCGGCCGCGGCGCGCATGCGGTCAGACAACTGCAGCAGCGCATGCTCGCCCACGCCGAGCGGAAGCGTGTATGCCAGTTGCCGCAATTCGACCGCATAGTTGCGCATGTCTTCGCGGAGGCGTGTCTCAACAGTGGGCATGACATCTCCCTCGGGCTGCGGCCGGGCAAAGGTCCTGGTCCGCGTCGACCAGCCGATCCGAAAATTTTTGCAGCCATGCCGCGGATCTGCGAGAGCGCCGATGCGAATTAACGGAAGTTTGACAGCGTATTTACAGTCGGCGCCGGGACCGTCGGTGCCACCGGAGGTAACGCCACGGCGAAATCCGGGGCGCGATCTCGCCGCCGCGTTACGCTGGCGCTGCTTGGTGTAAGGCCGGCAGAAAGGCACAGGCGCCCGAATGGATTTCGAACTCGACGCCGGGCAGCGAGCCTGGCTGGCCGAGGTCCGCGAATTCCTGCACGAGAACGTCACCCGCGAGCTGCGAGCCGAGCTCGCCGAGCACGACCTGGAGTTCCCCGGCGGCGAGGTGGCGCGGTTCCGTCGCAAGATCGGGGAGAAGGGCTGGTTCGGGCTGAACTGGCCGCGCGAGTACGGCGGTCTCGGCCTCGGCGCCGTTCACCTGCATCTGCTGATGAGCGAATTCGAGTACTGGGGCGTCCCCGGGCCCGACCTGACGGTCACCTCCGTCGCACCGATGATCATGCGGCACGGCACCGAGCAGAACAAATCCCAATGGCTGCCGCTGATCGCCAGAGGCGAAATGATTTGCGCCGTAGGGTATTCCGAGCCCGACGCCGGTACCGACCTGGCCAACCTGCGCACCAGCGCGGTCCGCGACGGCGACGAATGGGTGATCAACGGCACCAAGATCTGGAACAGCGGCGCGCAACGCGCCACCCACGAGTGGCTGTGCGTGCGCACCGATCCCCACGCCGTGCGCCATCGCGGCATCTCGGTCATCGTCATCGGACTCGACAGTCCCGGGGTGACGATCCGGCCCCTGTACGCGTGGTCGGGCTATCGCACCAACGAGGTGCACTTCCGCGACGTCCGGGTGCCGGTCACCAACCTGGTCGGCGAAGTCAACCGCGGCTGGACGTACATCACCGGCGCACTGGATCTGGAACGCGGCGCGCTGACCAACGCGGGCGACCTGCGTCGCGCCGTGGAGGAATTGCGCGAGCTCGCGCGGCGGCCGCGCCGTGACGGCACGGTGTCCTACGAGAGCCCGTCGCTGCGGCGCCGGCTCGCGCAGGCCGAGGCCGACGTGGCCGTGGCCACGCTGATGGGCTACGAGGCCGCCTCGATCCTCGACACCGGCGTCATCCCGTCGGTGGAGGTCAGCGTCGAAAAAGTGTTCACCAGCGAGCTGCGCCAGCGCATCGCCCTGCTCGCGCTCGACCTGCTCGGGCCGGACGGCCTGCTGGCGCACCGCAGCGATCAGGCGCCGCTGGCCGGCACCTTCGAGCGGCTCTACCGGGCCGCGCCCCTGATGCGTTTCGGCGGCGGGACCAACGAGGTGCTCCGCGACATCGTCGCCCAGCGTGGGCACAAGATGCCCAGCTATGGGCGCTGACGCATGAGAGCGACGCCCACCGGCGAACAGCGCGAGTTCGCTTCCTCGCTGCGCGCCCTGCTGGCCGCCGAGTGTTCCGTGTCGCTGGTGCGCGCACTCAACGAACCGGCCGCCGACCGTCGCATCCCGCGGCTGTGGAAGGCGCTGACCGACGCCGGTGTTCTCGGGCTGGCCATCGGCGAGGAATACGGCGGCTCCGGCGGCTCGCTGGACGATCTCGCCGTCTTCTACACCGAGGCCGGCCGCGCGCTGTGCCCGACGGCCGTCCACAGCAGCATCCACGCCGCCCTCGCGATCGATCAGCTCGGCCGCCCGGAGGCCAAGCAGGCCTGGCTGCCGCGCCTGGCGTCCGGCGCCGTCCGCGGCACCACCGCGCTGTGGGGCGCGCACGACGCCGCGGTGGTGTCGCCCGCGCTGCGGGCCGAGCCGGCGTCCACGCGATGGCGGCTCAACGGCGCCGCGGACTACGTCGCCGACGCCGACGCCGCCGATGTCATCGTGATATCGGCTGCGGCGCAATCGTGTTCGCTGGTGTTTCTCATCGACACCCGTGCACCCGGTGTGACGATGGAACCGCTCGCCATGGCGGGCGGGCACCGGGCATGCAGCGTGCGCTTCGACGACGTCACTGTCGGCGCCGACGCGCTGGCGGGCGAGGTCACCGCCGCGGCCTTGCGGCGCCTGGCCAACACGGCGGTGGCATTGGGGTCGCTCGACCTGGTGGGGGTCGGGCAGGCCGTCATCGAGCGCACCGTCGACTACACCAAGCTCCGGCACCAATTCGGCCGGCCCATCGCGTCGTTCCAGGCCGCCCAGCACTTGGTCGCCGACATGCACATCGCCCTGGCGGCGGCGCGGCTGGCCGCCCACGCGGCGGTCTTCTGGATCGCCCGCGGCCGCACGGCGACGAGGGAGACGGCGATCGCGCGCATGCACGCCGCCGGCGCGGCCAGGTTGATCACCCTGGATGCCCACCAGTTGCACGGCGGCATGGGGTATGTCACCGAGACCGACCTGCACCTGTGGTCCGAACGGGCGCGGCTGGGCTCGACGTGGGGCGGCGGAACCGATGTCGCCGCGTCGTGGCTCGAGGAGACGTTGGACGAGAACACCGAGGAGCGCCGGTGAGCGAAAACAGCCTGATCGACGCGGAGTCGGCGTCGCGCGTCGGCACGGTCGCCGCCACGGCGACGGGCGAGGTGAACCGGCGCGACTGGCAACGGTGGGCAGCGGCGATCGGCGACCATAATCCGTTGTGGTTCGATCCGGAGTACGCCAGGGCCAACGGCTTTCGCGACATCATCTGCCCGCCCCTTTTCCTGCAGTACGCCGTGCTAGGTGTCACGCACCTCGAGGCCCTGCGGCCCGACGGCTCCTCTGGCGCGATCTCGGGCAGCCTCGCGTTTCCGCGCGCCCCCAAGCGGATGGCCGGTGGGGAGAGCTTCGCCTTCCACCTACCCGCGTACCACCGCGACGAGGTGGAGATGGTGCGCAGCATCGCTTCCATCGTTGAAAAGCAGGGCCGCTCCGGCAGATTCGTTCTGGTCACCTGGCACACCGTGTACCGCAATCAGCACCAAGACCTGCTCGCCGAAGCGTCGACGTCGATGATCGCCCGCCCCTAGGAGCGCCATGACCGGCCAAGTCTTTTACGAGGACGTCGAGGTGGGCCAGCGCATGCCAGAGCTCACCGTGAGCGTCGACGAGACGCAGTTGTTCTTCTTCAGCGCCGCCACCTACAACGGTCACCGCATCCACTACGACAAGGATTGGGCGCGCACGGTCGAAGGTTACGACGACGTCCTGGTCCACGGCCCGTTGCAGGCCGCGCTCCTCGGCCGGGCCATCGGGGACTGGATCGGCGGGCGCGGCCGGCTGGTGTCCTTCGCCGTGCAGAACCGGGCGGTCGCCCACCCCGGCCAGCCGCTGACCTTCGGCGGCACGGTCACCGGCAAACGGCTCTCCGACGAAAGCGCGGGGCTGGTGGACCTCGAGATCGCCGGCCGCCGGGGGGAGACGGTGCTGACGCCCGGAACGGCGACCGTCGAGCTGCCCCGACGCGGAAACCGGTCGTGACCGGCCTGCGCGGCGAGGCCGCGATCGTCGGCATCGCCGAACTGCCGGCCGAACGCCGTCCCACCCGCACGCCGCTGTTCACCCTCGACCAGTACGCGTTGCTCGCCAAGATGGTGATCGAGGACGCCGGCGTCGACGCCGCACGCGTCAACGGCTTGCTGACCCACGGCATCGCCGAGTCGGCGATGTTCGCGCCGGCCACGCTGTGTGAATACCTCGGGCTGGCACTGGATTTCGGCGAGCGGGTCGACCTCGGCGGGGCCACTGCGGCGGGCATGATCTGGCGGGCCGCGGCCGCCGTGGAGCTCGGTATCTGCGACACGGTGCTGGCCGTGGTGCCCGGATCGGCATCGCAACCGCAGTCCGAGAAGCGGCCGCCGCCGGCCCCGAATTGGTACGGGGCGTCGTCGAACAACTACGGGTCCCCGCAGGCGGAATTCGAGATCCCCTACGGCAACGTGGGGCAGAACGCGCCGTATGCGCAGATCGCCCAGCGCTACGGCGCCGAGTTCGGCTACGACCCCGCGGCGGTGGCCAAGATCGCCGTCGACCAACGCGCCAACGCCTGCGCCCATCCCGGCGCGGTCTTCCACGGCACCCCGATCACGGTCGACGACGTCCTCGGAAGCCCGATGATCGCCGACCCCATTCACATGCTGGAGACCGTGATGCGGGTGCACGGGGGAGCGGGCGTCCTGATCGCCGACGCCGACATCGCCCGGCGCGGCCGCCACCGCCCCGTGTGGATCACGGGTTTCGGCGAACACATCGCGTTCAAGACCCCGACCTACGCCGAGGACCTGCTGCGCACCCCAATCGCCCGCGCCGCCGACCGGGCGTTCGCGATGGCCGGCCTCACCCGCTCCGACGTGGACGTGGCGTCGATCTACGACTGCTACACCATCACCGTGCTGATGACCCTCGAAGACGCCGGCTTCTGCGACAAGGGCCGGGGGATGTCGTGGATCGCCGGCCGCGACCTCACCTGCCGCGGCGACTTTCCCCTCAACACAGCCGGTGGGCAACTGTCGTTCGGTCAGGCCGGCATGGCCGGCGGCATGCACCACGTCGTCGACGGTGCCCGGCAGATCATGGGCCGGGCCCGCGACGCGCAGGTACGCGACTGCCACACCGCGTTCGTCACCGGCAACGGCGGCATCATGAGCGAGCAGGTCGCGCTGCTGATGCGGGGGGACTAGCGATGGACATCCCCGTTCCCGAACCGACGCCGGTGTCGCGGCCCTTCTGGGATGCCCTGGCCCGGCACCGCATCCTGATCCAGTACTCGCCCTCGCTGGGGCGCTACGTGTTCTATCCGCGCACACTCGCCCCGGGAACGTTGGCCGACGACCTGGAATGGCGTGAAATCGACGGCGCCGGAACGCTGTACACGTTCACGATCGCCCGCCGGCCCACCGGCCCGCCCTGGGCGGACGCGCTGCCACAGCTGCCCGCCGTCGTGCGGTGGGACGCCGGACCGAAAGTCAGCACCGAATTGGTCGACGTCGAGCCAGGCGACGTCCATATCGGCATGCGGGTCGCGCCGGTGTTCTACGATCTGCCCGAAGACGGAATCACCCTATTGAAGTACCGGCCGGCGTGACCCTCCACGACGAGGTCGGAGGTGTACATGGACGACCCCTTTGACGGCGTCCGGGCGATGTTGCGCGAGTTGGACGCGGGATTCCCGCGCGTCGAGACCATGACCGCCGCGCAGGCCCGCGCGGCCGTCGCCGAGCGGCGCCGGCCCGTCGACAACCTCGACGACGTCCGCCGCACCGAAGAACGGTCGATTCCCGGCCCCGCCGGCAGCATCCCGGTGCGGATCTATCACCCGCACGGCGAGCCACAGGACGACCGCGCCGCGATCGTGTTCTGCCATGGCGGTGGATTCGTGTTGTGCGACATCGACTCCCACGACGGCTTCTGCCGTGCCCTGTCCCGCGGCACCCGGGCGGTCGTCGTGTCGGTCGACTACCGGCTCGCCCCCGAACACCCCGCTCCAGCGGCCGCCCTGGACGCCTTCGCGGCGTTCCGCTGGGTGGTCGACCACGCGTCCGAACTGGGCATCGACCCGGCGCGGACGGCCATCGCCGGAGACAGCGCCGGCGGCAACCTCGCCGCGGTCACCGCCATTCGGTGCCGGGAAAGCGCGGTGGCCGGGCCCGCCGCGCAACTCCTGGTCTATCCGGTCATCGATCCGAGTTTCGACACCGACAGCTATCGGCGCTGTGCCACCGGTTTCTTCCTGACCGCCGCCGCCATGCAGTGGTACTGGCGCCAGTACCTCGGCACCGGAACCGCCTGTGCCGAAACGGCTTTGGTGGCACCGGCCCGCGTGGATTCGCACGCCGACCTCCCACCCGCGGTGATCGTCACCGCCGGCCTCGATCCGCTGCACAGCGAGGGGTGCGACTACGCGCGCCGGCTACGCGACGCCGGGGTGCCCGTGGTGCACCGTGATTTCCCGGGTCTGTTCCACGGCTTCCTGACCATCCCGTCCTTCCCACCGGCGGCCTCGGCGCTCGACCTGATCTGTGCCGACCTTCGTGGGCTGCTCCGGTCGACCGTCGGCGAGGCGACATGAGCCGCGATGCGGGGGCCGCCGTGGCCGACGTGATCGTTATCGGTGCGGGGTTCGCCGGGCTCTACGCCGTGCACCGGGCCGCGTCGGCCGGCCTGTCGGTGATCGGCCTCGAGGCGGCGCCCGACGTGGGCGGCACCTGGTATTGGAACCGCTACCCGGGTGCCCGGTGCGACGTCGAAAGTGTGGACTATTCCTACTCGTTCGATGAGGAACTCCAGCAGAGCTGGACGTGGACCGAGCGGTTCGCCGCGCAACCGGAGATCCTTGCCTACCTGCGCCACGTCGCCGACCGGTTCGATCTGCGCCGCCACTACCGGTTCGGGGTCGACGTTACCGGCGCCGCCTTCGGAGAAGGCCGATGGCGGGTCCGCACCCGAGACCAGCGCACCTACGCCGCCCGGTTCCTCGTCGCCGCGACGGGCTGCCTGTCGGCGGTCAACCGGCCGGATATCCCCGGTGTCGACGACTTCGCCGGCGAGGTGTACTTCACCGCTGCGTGGCCGCGCCAGGACCCCGACCTGCGCGGCAAGCGGGTGGGCCTGATCGGCACGGGATCCTCTGGCATCCAGGCGGTTCCGATCGTCGCCGCCCAGGCCGATCGGCTGGTGGTGTTCCAGCGATCCGCGAACTACAGCATCCCGATGCCCAACCGCCCCTGGACGCCGGAGGAACAACAACAGATCCGGGAGCAGTATCCCGAGCGTCGCCGCATCTCCGCCTACGCGGCATCGGGCACACCGCACGGCACGTACCACAAGAAGGCGGT contains:
- a CDS encoding acyl-CoA dehydrogenase family protein codes for the protein MRATPTGEQREFASSLRALLAAECSVSLVRALNEPAADRRIPRLWKALTDAGVLGLAIGEEYGGSGGSLDDLAVFYTEAGRALCPTAVHSSIHAALAIDQLGRPEAKQAWLPRLASGAVRGTTALWGAHDAAVVSPALRAEPASTRWRLNGAADYVADADAADVIVISAAAQSCSLVFLIDTRAPGVTMEPLAMAGGHRACSVRFDDVTVGADALAGEVTAAALRRLANTAVALGSLDLVGVGQAVIERTVDYTKLRHQFGRPIASFQAAQHLVADMHIALAAARLAAHAAVFWIARGRTATRETAIARMHAAGAARLITLDAHQLHGGMGYVTETDLHLWSERARLGSTWGGGTDVAASWLEETLDENTEERR
- a CDS encoding hotdog family protein, coding for MTGQVFYEDVEVGQRMPELTVSVDETQLFFFSAATYNGHRIHYDKDWARTVEGYDDVLVHGPLQAALLGRAIGDWIGGRGRLVSFAVQNRAVAHPGQPLTFGGTVTGKRLSDESAGLVDLEIAGRRGETVLTPGTATVELPRRGNRS
- a CDS encoding alpha/beta hydrolase translates to MDDPFDGVRAMLRELDAGFPRVETMTAAQARAAVAERRRPVDNLDDVRRTEERSIPGPAGSIPVRIYHPHGEPQDDRAAIVFCHGGGFVLCDIDSHDGFCRALSRGTRAVVVSVDYRLAPEHPAPAAALDAFAAFRWVVDHASELGIDPARTAIAGDSAGGNLAAVTAIRCRESAVAGPAAQLLVYPVIDPSFDTDSYRRCATGFFLTAAAMQWYWRQYLGTGTACAETALVAPARVDSHADLPPAVIVTAGLDPLHSEGCDYARRLRDAGVPVVHRDFPGLFHGFLTIPSFPPAASALDLICADLRGLLRSTVGEAT
- a CDS encoding MaoC family dehydratase produces the protein MSENSLIDAESASRVGTVAATATGEVNRRDWQRWAAAIGDHNPLWFDPEYARANGFRDIICPPLFLQYAVLGVTHLEALRPDGSSGAISGSLAFPRAPKRMAGGESFAFHLPAYHRDEVEMVRSIASIVEKQGRSGRFVLVTWHTVYRNQHQDLLAEASTSMIARP
- a CDS encoding thiolase family protein, which translates into the protein MTGLRGEAAIVGIAELPAERRPTRTPLFTLDQYALLAKMVIEDAGVDAARVNGLLTHGIAESAMFAPATLCEYLGLALDFGERVDLGGATAAGMIWRAAAAVELGICDTVLAVVPGSASQPQSEKRPPPAPNWYGASSNNYGSPQAEFEIPYGNVGQNAPYAQIAQRYGAEFGYDPAAVAKIAVDQRANACAHPGAVFHGTPITVDDVLGSPMIADPIHMLETVMRVHGGAGVLIADADIARRGRHRPVWITGFGEHIAFKTPTYAEDLLRTPIARAADRAFAMAGLTRSDVDVASIYDCYTITVLMTLEDAGFCDKGRGMSWIAGRDLTCRGDFPLNTAGGQLSFGQAGMAGGMHHVVDGARQIMGRARDAQVRDCHTAFVTGNGGIMSEQVALLMRGD
- a CDS encoding FHA domain-containing protein, whose amino-acid sequence is MSRPAPPVLTVRYEGSERTFAAGNDVAIGRDLRADVRVAHPLISRTHLIARFDQGRWMVIDNGSLNGLFVNHQRVPMVDIHDGLRVNVGNPDGPALTFEVGRHQGSAGRPPLTTSIPIVNPASAASPRAPHPPPPGAHWPGQPQQPASAPFRQATQPPSGPQPRHPTGGHPAAPPSGAQQAPHIYRPQPMNGPPSQPGQPTGLETGRVGGDASNIATSMMKILRPGRAAESAPGAIKIGRANDNDIVIPEVLASRHHATLVPTPHGTEIHDNRSINGTFVNGARVDSAVLHDGDVVTIGNIDLVFAGGTLARRDESATATPTGGLDVRSVSWTIENNKTLLDDISLGAQPGTLTAVIGPSGAGKSTFARLVAGYTHPTRGTVAFEGHNVHAEYASLRSRIGMVPQDDVVHGQLTVQQALMYAAELRLPPDTTKDDRAQVVARVLEELEMTQHLHTRVDKLSGGQRKRASVALELLTGPSLLILDEPTSGLDPALDRQVMTMLRQLADAGRVVLVVTHSLTYLDVCDQVLLLAPGGKTAFCGPPSQIGSAMGTTNWADIFSTVAGDPDGAKARYLARTGPQPPPPPAQQPADLGDPSHTSLFRQFSTIARRQVRLIFSDRGYFVFLAVLPFIMGSLSMSVPGNVGFGIPNPYGAAPNEPGQILVLLNVGAVFMGTALTIRDLIGERPIFLREQAVGLSTSAYLLAKVCVYTVFAVIQSAIVTIIVLIGKGGPTQGAVALGRPGLELFADVALTCVASAMLGLALSAIAKSNEQIMPLLVVAVMSQLVFSGGMIPVTGRLGLDQMSWATPARWGFAASASTADLTKLVPGPLSPKDSHWRHTPGAWWFDMAMLVVISVFYLSFVRWKIRLRGG
- a CDS encoding Zn-ribbon domain-containing OB-fold protein — its product is MDIPVPEPTPVSRPFWDALARHRILIQYSPSLGRYVFYPRTLAPGTLADDLEWREIDGAGTLYTFTIARRPTGPPWADALPQLPAVVRWDAGPKVSTELVDVEPGDVHIGMRVAPVFYDLPEDGITLLKYRPA
- a CDS encoding acyl-CoA dehydrogenase family protein; this encodes MDFELDAGQRAWLAEVREFLHENVTRELRAELAEHDLEFPGGEVARFRRKIGEKGWFGLNWPREYGGLGLGAVHLHLLMSEFEYWGVPGPDLTVTSVAPMIMRHGTEQNKSQWLPLIARGEMICAVGYSEPDAGTDLANLRTSAVRDGDEWVINGTKIWNSGAQRATHEWLCVRTDPHAVRHRGISVIVIGLDSPGVTIRPLYAWSGYRTNEVHFRDVRVPVTNLVGEVNRGWTYITGALDLERGALTNAGDLRRAVEELRELARRPRRDGTVSYESPSLRRRLAQAEADVAVATLMGYEAASILDTGVIPSVEVSVEKVFTSELRQRIALLALDLLGPDGLLAHRSDQAPLAGTFERLYRAAPLMRFGGGTNEVLRDIVAQRGHKMPSYGR